The Stigmatella ashevillena genomic sequence ATGCCCCTGTCCCTTCCGCAGTAGCCGAGCCCAGGCCTACAGCGAGACACCATAGAGCGCGCCGTACTTCTCCCGGAGGTATGCCAGGAAGTCGGTGTCCGTGAGCCCACGCCCCGTCACCTGCTGGATGAGCTCCTCGGCGGGCAGCCGGTAGCCCTGGCGATGGACGTGGGTGCGAAGCCAATCCCGCAGCGGCAGCAACTCCCCCCGCTGGAGGTGCGCGGAGAGGTCCGGGAGCGCCCGCTCGGCGGCGCGGTACAGGGACGCCGAATAGAGGTTCCCCAACGCGTAGGTGGGGAAGTAACCGAACTCGCCCCAGGCCCAGTGGATGTCCTGGAGGACGCCCAGGGAATCATCGGGCGGGGTGATGCCGAGGTAGCGCCGCATGCGCTCGTTCCACGCGGAAGGAACCTCGGAGAGCGGCAGCTCATCGTGGATGAGCAGCAGTTCCAGTTCGTAGCGCAGGACGATGTGGAGGTTGTACGTCACCTCGTCCGCCTCGGTGCGGATGAGCGAGGGGCTCACGCGGTTGGCGGCGGCGAGAAAGCCCTCCAGCCCCACCCCCGCAAGGGCCTCTGGGAAGGCCTGCTCCAGCAGGGGGAAGAAGTGCCCCCAGAAGGCGCGGCTGCGGCCCACCACGTTCTCCCAAAGGCGTGACTGGGATTCGTGCAGCCCCATGGAGGGGGCAGCGGCGATCGGCGTGCGGTAGTGGGCCTCGTCAAAGCCCTGCTCGTACAGGCCGTGACCCGCCTCATGGATGGTGCTGAAGAAGGCGTTGAGGGGGTTGGCCTCATCGAGCCGGGTGGTGAGACGCACGTCCTGGGGGTGCGTCCCGCCCGTGAAGGGGTGGATGCTGCGGTCCTGCCGGCCCGCCTCCAGGTCAAACCCCATGGCCTCCAGGAGCCTCAAGGTGAAACGCCACTGGGCTTCCGTGTCGAAGCGCCGGCCTTCCAGGGGGTTGCGCATCTGCCGGGGGGCCGCGGCAAGGGCGGCGGCCATGGGGATGAGCGCATCCCGCAGCGCGGTGAGCACGGGCGTGAGGCGGGAGACGCGCATGCCGGGCTCGTAGCCTTCCAGGAGCGCGTTATAGCGCTCCCCCTCGTGGCCATAGGCGTCGGCCTGTTCGCGGCGCAGCACCAGCATCCGCTCCAGGGCGGGCTGGAAGAGGGCGAAGCGCTTCTCCTTGCGGGCCTGGCGCCAGGCGGCGAGGCCATGGCTCTGCGCCTCGGCGAGCGCCTTCACCAGGGCCTGGGGCACGCGCACGGCGCGATTCCGCTCGTGGGTGAGCACCCGCACCATGGCGTGCTGGTCCCGGTCGAGCGTCTTCTGTCCTGCGGCCCAGGCCAGCACGTCCCCGAGGCGCGGATCCACGAGGCGCTCATGGTAGAGCCCCTGGAGGGTGGAGAGCTGATGGGCCCGGGCCCCTTCCGCCTTGGAGGGCAGGTACGTCTCCTGGTCCCAGGTGGCCAGGCCAATGACCCCCCCCAGATCCTTGAGTTCCTGCATCCGGGCGAGCAGCGACGGAAAGGTTTGGTCCATGGCCCTGTTCTAGGCCATCCCGGATCCGGCGGGCAGTGCTACCTTGGCCCCACCATGGCCAGTGTGCAGAAGCTCTTCATGGCGCCCGACGATGAGGTCGCCCTCTTCCGCTTCCTCGAGCGCTTCGTCATCGAGGTGTACCCCCGGCGCGTCCCGCCCGGCTGGGAAACGTTCCGGGCCAGCGAGGAGAACGTCTCCCGGCTGCCCGAGGAGGACCTCTACCTGGTGGCCTCCGAGATTGGTGCCGCCCAGGTGGACAAGGTGAAGCGGGGACCGGACAAGGGCTTCTGGCGCATCGACGAGGTGCGCTCGCCCGTCATCTTCCTGGAGCGCTCGCGGAAGAACGAGGAGGGCGAGCTGCTGAGCGGCATGCTCTGGGCGGAGCTGGACGTCACCCCCCAGACGGGCCGGAAGGATGCGGCCCCCGATCGCTTCCGGGGCCTGTTCCGCGAAATCGAGGAGTACCTGAGGAAGACCTACCGCAAGGGCGACCCCAAGGAGTTCCTCGTGGGGCCCAAGGCCGCCCGCCTCTATAAGGAGGGGCTGGTGCTCCGGGACTCGGCCCACCGGGGGGGCACGGTCGTCCCCTTCAAGTGAGCGGCGCCTCCCCGCTCAGGCGCCCGTGGCCGCCTGGACGACGGTGTGGAGTTGGGGCGCCTCGTTGAGGAACTTCAGCTCCGGATGCTTCTGCTCGGCGTGCTGGAGCGCCCAGTCGTCGCGGAAGAGCACCAGCGGCAACCCATCTCGGTCCTGCACCGTCTGCCGGTTGCCCTCCCAGTCGAACGCCTTGGGCTCGAAGTTCGGCCCCACCACCCAACGCGCGTGGCTGAAGGGCAGCCGGTCCAGGGCAATCTTCGCCCCGTACTCGTGCTCGAGCCGGTACTGAAGCACCTCGAACTGGAGCGCGCCCACCACGCCCACGATGGGGTCCTTCATGCCCATCTGGAGCTGCTGGAAGATCTGCACCGTGCCTTCTTCGGAGAGCTGCTCCAGCCCCTTCTCCATCTGCTTGCGGCGCAGCGGATCCTTGCTGCGCACCACGGCGAAGTACTCCGGGCTGAAGCGCGGCACCGTGTCGAAGACGACGCCCGCATCCTCCGCCAGCGAGTCTCCGATGCGGTACTGCCCCGGATCGAACAGGCCGATGACATCCCCGGGCCACGCATCCTCGATGGCGGTGCGCTCGGCGGCGAGGAACTGGCTGGGCTTGGCCAACCGCACCTCCTTGCCCAGCCGCGAGTGGTGCGCGCTCATCCCCTTCACGTAGCGGCCGGACACCACGCGCATGAAGGCGATGCGGTCGCGGTGCGCCGGGTCCATGTTCGCCTGAATCTTGAAGACGAAGCCGGCGAACTTCGGGCAGGAGGGCTCTCGGAGGCCATCCTTCGTCGGGCGCGCGGTGGGCGCAGGGGC encodes the following:
- a CDS encoding carboxypeptidase M32 produces the protein MDQTFPSLLARMQELKDLGGVIGLATWDQETYLPSKAEGARAHQLSTLQGLYHERLVDPRLGDVLAWAAGQKTLDRDQHAMVRVLTHERNRAVRVPQALVKALAEAQSHGLAAWRQARKEKRFALFQPALERMLVLRREQADAYGHEGERYNALLEGYEPGMRVSRLTPVLTALRDALIPMAAALAAAPRQMRNPLEGRRFDTEAQWRFTLRLLEAMGFDLEAGRQDRSIHPFTGGTHPQDVRLTTRLDEANPLNAFFSTIHEAGHGLYEQGFDEAHYRTPIAAAPSMGLHESQSRLWENVVGRSRAFWGHFFPLLEQAFPEALAGVGLEGFLAAANRVSPSLIRTEADEVTYNLHIVLRYELELLLIHDELPLSEVPSAWNERMRRYLGITPPDDSLGVLQDIHWAWGEFGYFPTYALGNLYSASLYRAAERALPDLSAHLQRGELLPLRDWLRTHVHRQGYRLPAEELIQQVTGRGLTDTDFLAYLREKYGALYGVSL